One window of the Pseudofrankia sp. DC12 genome contains the following:
- a CDS encoding zinc-binding dehydrogenase, whose protein sequence is MRAVWLREFGGPEVLVAGTAPDPVAGPGQVVVDVAVANVTFLDTLIRSGAPGPFQVAVPLVPGNGVGGVVAEAGTGVDRRLLGRPVVASLGGSGGYAERVAVDVDSLAEVPDGLGVDAATAVLADGRTATWLLAATKVAPGERVLVDGAAGGVGSMLVQLARAAGATVVAAAGGAAKTALAADLGSQVAVDYLRDDWPDQVRDAMGAVDVALDGVGGTIGRAAFGLLAPGGRLLSYGLTSGSWAAVTDEEAATRGVTVVRQRPSLADNRRYLRAALAAAAAGSLRPLIGQRFGLDEAAAAHAAIAARATVGKTLLVVRR, encoded by the coding sequence ATGCGCGCGGTGTGGCTGAGGGAGTTCGGCGGCCCTGAGGTGCTCGTCGCCGGGACAGCGCCAGACCCGGTGGCCGGGCCTGGCCAGGTCGTCGTCGACGTGGCGGTGGCGAACGTGACCTTCCTCGACACGCTGATCCGCTCGGGTGCCCCCGGCCCGTTCCAGGTCGCTGTGCCGCTTGTCCCGGGCAACGGGGTCGGCGGAGTCGTGGCCGAGGCAGGCACGGGCGTGGACCGGCGGCTGCTGGGCCGTCCGGTCGTCGCCAGCCTCGGCGGCTCCGGCGGCTACGCCGAGCGGGTGGCGGTCGACGTCGACAGCCTCGCCGAGGTGCCCGACGGCCTCGGCGTGGACGCGGCGACCGCGGTGCTCGCCGACGGCCGCACCGCCACCTGGCTGCTGGCGGCGACGAAGGTGGCGCCAGGCGAGCGGGTGCTGGTCGACGGCGCGGCGGGGGGTGTCGGCTCGATGCTGGTCCAGCTCGCCCGGGCGGCCGGCGCGACGGTCGTCGCCGCTGCCGGCGGTGCCGCGAAGACCGCGCTGGCCGCGGACCTCGGTTCCCAGGTCGCCGTCGACTACCTGCGCGACGACTGGCCTGACCAGGTGCGCGACGCCATGGGCGCCGTCGATGTCGCCCTCGACGGCGTCGGCGGGACGATCGGGCGGGCCGCCTTCGGCCTGCTCGCCCCCGGCGGCCGGCTGCTGTCCTACGGGCTGACCAGCGGCAGCTGGGCGGCGGTGACCGACGAGGAGGCGGCCACGCGCGGTGTCACCGTCGTCCGGCAGCGACCGAGCCTGGCCGACAACCGCCGATACCTGCGGGCCGCCCTGGCGGCGGCCGCCGCGGGTAGCCTGCGTCCCCTGATCGGGCAGCGGTTCGGGCTCGACGAGGCGGCCGCGGCCCACGCGGCGATAGCCGCCCGCGCCACGGTCGGCAAGACCCTGCTCGTCGTCCGGCGCTGA
- a CDS encoding S-(hydroxymethyl)mycothiol dehydrogenase: MSRQVKGVVSMRKGAPVELRTVVVPDPGPGEVTVDVRACGVCHTDFHYREGGISEDYPFLLGHEAAGVVSAVGPGVTNVGPGDYVVLNWRAVCGQCRACRRGRPWYCFDTANATQKMTLEDGTALSPALGIGAFLETTLVAAGQCTKVDPAAPPEVAGLLGCGVMAGLGAAMNTGEVGRGDSVAVIGCGGVGGAAIAGARLAGAAKIIAVDVDDRKLALASTLGATHTVNSRSADPVAAIQELTGGFGADVVIDAVGRPETWKQAFYGRDLAGTVVLVGVPTPDMKLELPLLDVFGRGGRLKSSWYGDCLPGRDFPMLIDLYLQGRLPLDRFVSEKIALTDVEAAFDAMKRGDVLRSVVML; the protein is encoded by the coding sequence GTGAGCCGTCAGGTCAAGGGCGTCGTGTCGATGCGGAAGGGCGCGCCGGTCGAGCTGCGCACGGTCGTCGTGCCGGATCCCGGCCCGGGCGAGGTGACCGTCGACGTCAGGGCCTGCGGGGTCTGCCACACCGACTTCCACTACCGCGAGGGCGGGATCTCCGAGGACTACCCGTTCCTGCTCGGCCACGAGGCCGCCGGCGTCGTCAGCGCGGTCGGCCCTGGCGTCACGAACGTCGGGCCCGGTGACTACGTGGTGCTGAACTGGCGCGCCGTGTGCGGCCAGTGCCGCGCCTGCCGGCGGGGCCGGCCCTGGTACTGCTTCGACACCGCGAACGCCACCCAGAAGATGACCCTCGAGGACGGCACCGCGCTGTCGCCGGCGCTCGGGATCGGCGCGTTCCTGGAGACGACCCTCGTCGCCGCCGGCCAGTGCACCAAGGTCGACCCAGCCGCGCCGCCGGAGGTCGCCGGCCTGCTCGGCTGCGGGGTGATGGCCGGCCTCGGCGCGGCGATGAACACCGGTGAGGTCGGGCGGGGCGACAGCGTGGCGGTGATCGGCTGCGGCGGCGTCGGCGGCGCGGCGATCGCCGGCGCGCGGCTCGCCGGCGCCGCGAAGATCATCGCGGTGGACGTCGACGACCGGAAGCTGGCGCTCGCGTCGACCCTGGGCGCGACCCACACGGTCAACTCGCGCAGCGCCGATCCGGTGGCCGCCATCCAGGAGCTGACCGGCGGTTTCGGCGCCGACGTCGTCATCGACGCGGTCGGCCGGCCGGAGACCTGGAAGCAGGCCTTCTACGGCCGCGACCTCGCCGGCACGGTCGTCCTCGTGGGGGTCCCGACGCCGGACATGAAGCTGGAGCTCCCGCTGCTCGACGTGTTCGGCCGCGGCGGCCGGCTGAAGTCCTCCTGGTACGGAGACTGCCTGCCCGGCCGCGACTTCCCGATGCTCATCGACCTCTACCTGCAGGGCCGGCTGCCCCTGGACAGGTTCGTCTCCGAGAAGATCGCCCTCACCGACGTCGAGGCAGCCTTCGACGCGATGAAGCGAGGCGACGTCCTGCGTTCGGTCGTGATGCTCTGA
- a CDS encoding TfoX/Sxy family protein gives MAFDAELAERVRDVLGPRAGLTEKRMFSGLAFLLDGNIVCAVMSRGLMLRVGPDAYPTAIIQDGVGPFEMRGRTMTGWVLVDPAAVGDTDALIDWLDQGVRFAGSLPPGGTAKKKASRRAAPGAAS, from the coding sequence ATGGCGTTCGACGCGGAGCTGGCGGAGCGGGTCCGGGACGTGCTGGGGCCGCGGGCCGGGCTGACCGAGAAGCGCATGTTCAGCGGGCTGGCGTTCCTGCTGGACGGGAACATCGTCTGCGCCGTGATGTCCAGAGGCCTGATGCTGCGCGTCGGCCCGGACGCCTACCCAACCGCGATCATCCAGGATGGTGTCGGCCCGTTCGAGATGCGAGGCCGGACGATGACCGGCTGGGTGCTCGTCGACCCGGCGGCGGTCGGGGACACCGACGCGCTGATCGACTGGCTCGACCAGGGCGTCCGGTTCGCCGGCAGCCTCCCGCCCGGCGGCACGGCGAAGAAGAAGGCGAGCCGGCGGGCGGCCCCGGGGGCCGCCTCGTAG
- a CDS encoding ABC transporter ATP-binding protein produces the protein MWTFRRSVLAVVTVFVVADIALAVIPLFIGRFVAALASTPHGHVLAYTVALIACSVCHDLFWRTAELMYMKWLNPRGYDYQNLLFRRVIDQEYPYFAGRATGKVSGYARTLGQEFRDFLDNVCFNYVELAVKLPSIVLIMFTVNLPTGLLFSAAIVVMLVAGRRTAARSAREEKRSTDVNAEMESYIIDVVANFVSVKSFRRENAEHGLVVERRQDVVRASNRSMFWAIMFWGSMSLVVRYLVWPGALLLNLYLYLHHELTIGQLTTFLSALLIFSDFIWGAIWETSQLNLRLARVEEAYTYLFGPRDVLDDDAFPNPDAPGPDEIPAQATADVPRPPVATGAGDGNGARPLGRLELRDVTFAYPDNPAIRVLDGVTLTIEPREKVGIVGRSGCGKTTLLKLLLGYYRLPLGMVALDGRTIPNRRLAAAISYVPQDISLFHRSIRDNITYGAPGELQDADVHEAARRAHAHEFIVRAAEGYDTLVGERGIKLSTGQRQRIAIARALLDQKPLLVLDEATSALDSESEGLVQHALEGLWADRTVIAVAHRLSTLLRMDRIVVVDNGRIVEQGSHQQLLDARGDYHRLWQQQSGEMLVSD, from the coding sequence ATGTGGACCTTCCGCCGGTCGGTGCTGGCCGTCGTCACCGTCTTCGTCGTCGCGGACATCGCGCTCGCGGTCATTCCCCTTTTCATCGGCCGTTTCGTCGCGGCGCTCGCGAGCACCCCGCACGGCCACGTGCTCGCCTACACCGTCGCGCTGATCGCCTGCAGCGTCTGCCACGACCTGTTCTGGCGGACCGCCGAGCTGATGTACATGAAGTGGCTCAACCCGCGCGGCTACGACTACCAGAACCTGCTGTTCCGCCGGGTGATCGACCAGGAGTACCCGTACTTCGCCGGCCGGGCCACCGGCAAGGTGAGCGGCTACGCGCGCACGCTCGGCCAGGAGTTCCGGGACTTCCTGGACAACGTGTGCTTCAACTACGTGGAACTGGCCGTCAAGCTGCCGTCCATCGTGCTGATCATGTTCACGGTGAACCTGCCGACCGGTCTGCTGTTCAGCGCCGCGATCGTGGTCATGCTGGTGGCCGGGCGCCGGACCGCGGCCCGTTCGGCTCGCGAGGAGAAGCGCTCGACCGACGTCAACGCGGAGATGGAAAGCTACATCATCGACGTCGTCGCGAACTTCGTCAGCGTGAAGTCGTTCCGGCGGGAGAACGCCGAGCACGGGCTGGTCGTCGAACGCCGCCAGGACGTGGTCCGCGCGTCGAACCGGTCGATGTTCTGGGCCATCATGTTCTGGGGCTCGATGAGCCTCGTGGTGCGTTACCTGGTCTGGCCGGGCGCGCTCCTGCTGAACCTCTACCTCTACCTGCACCACGAGCTGACGATCGGCCAGCTGACCACTTTTCTGTCGGCACTGCTCATCTTCTCTGACTTCATCTGGGGCGCGATCTGGGAGACCTCCCAGCTCAACCTGCGGCTGGCCCGGGTGGAGGAGGCCTACACCTACCTGTTCGGGCCTCGCGACGTCCTCGACGACGACGCGTTCCCCAACCCGGACGCTCCGGGCCCGGACGAGATTCCCGCCCAGGCCACCGCGGACGTCCCCCGCCCACCGGTCGCTACCGGCGCGGGCGACGGGAACGGCGCGCGCCCGCTGGGCCGGCTGGAGCTGCGGGACGTCACGTTCGCCTACCCGGACAACCCCGCCATCCGGGTGCTGGACGGGGTGACGCTGACGATCGAGCCACGCGAGAAGGTCGGCATCGTCGGGCGGTCGGGCTGCGGCAAGACGACGCTGCTCAAGCTGCTGCTCGGCTACTACCGGCTGCCGCTCGGCATGGTCGCGCTGGACGGCCGGACGATTCCGAACCGGCGGCTGGCCGCGGCGATCTCCTACGTGCCGCAGGACATCTCGCTGTTCCACCGGTCGATCCGGGACAACATCACCTACGGTGCGCCCGGGGAGCTCCAGGATGCCGACGTGCACGAGGCGGCCCGCCGGGCGCACGCGCACGAGTTCATCGTCCGCGCGGCAGAGGGCTACGACACGCTGGTCGGCGAGCGGGGGATCAAGCTGTCGACCGGCCAGCGCCAGCGGATCGCGATCGCCCGCGCGCTGCTCGACCAGAAGCCGCTGCTGGTGCTGGACGAGGCGACCAGCGCCCTGGACAGCGAGAGCGAAGGGCTCGTCCAGCACGCCCTGGAAGGCCTGTGGGCGGACCGGACCGTCATCGCCGTCGCGCACCGCCTGTCGACGCTGCTGCGGATGGACCGCATCGTCGTCGTCGACAACGGCCGCATCGTCGAGCAGGGCAGCCATCAGCAGCTGCTCGATGCCAGGGGCGACTACCACCGTCTCTGGCAGCAGCAGTCCGGCGAGATGCTCGTCAGCGACTGA
- a CDS encoding MBL fold metallo-hydrolase: MDHLITSGVFSLDGGRWNVDNNVYLIGDDEECVVLDAPHDAKAIVAAVGDRHLAAILCTHAHDDHVDAALALAAATGARIWLHPADRELWDRTHPGRAPDLDIAAGQEFTVGTGPDAVTLTTLHTPGHTWGSVSFYAPGLNTVFTGDTLFQGGPGATGRSFSDFPTIIDSITSQLLCLPASTTVRTGHGRATTIAAEAPARQSWLDRGH; the protein is encoded by the coding sequence ATCGACCACCTGATCACCTCAGGGGTGTTCTCCCTCGACGGCGGCCGGTGGAACGTGGACAACAACGTCTACCTGATCGGTGACGACGAGGAGTGCGTCGTCCTCGACGCCCCGCACGACGCGAAGGCGATCGTCGCCGCGGTCGGTGACCGCCACCTCGCGGCGATCCTGTGCACCCACGCCCACGACGACCACGTCGACGCCGCCCTCGCGCTCGCCGCCGCGACGGGCGCGAGGATCTGGCTGCACCCCGCCGACCGCGAGCTGTGGGACCGCACCCACCCGGGGCGTGCCCCCGACCTGGACATCGCGGCCGGCCAGGAGTTCACCGTCGGCACCGGCCCCGACGCGGTCACCTTGACCACCCTGCACACACCCGGGCACACCTGGGGAAGCGTGTCCTTCTACGCGCCGGGCCTGAACACGGTGTTCACCGGCGACACCCTGTTCCAGGGCGGGCCCGGCGCGACCGGCCGGTCGTTCTCCGACTTCCCGACCATCATCGACTCGATCACCAGCCAGCTGCTGTGCCTGCCCGCCAGCACGACCGTCCGCACGGGCCACGGCCGCGCGACGACCATCGCCGCCGAGGCTCCGGCCCGCCAGAGCTGGCTCGACCGCGGCCACTGA
- a CDS encoding ATP-binding cassette domain-containing protein, translating to MTPDGNRPVVIEVEGATKTFVQRRRAARRRLRRERLDLHAVHDVSFTVQAGEMVGYLGPNGAGKSTTIKMLIGILTPTAGRLRVAGLDPARQRLALARRIGVVFGQTTPRHSASSSVSWRRSSRQVQARGSSSIASKSSANTRGAQPATWKRAG from the coding sequence ATGACGCCTGATGGGAACCGACCGGTCGTCATCGAGGTCGAGGGCGCGACGAAGACCTTCGTCCAGCGACGGCGGGCGGCGCGGCGGCGGCTGCGGCGCGAGCGGCTCGACCTCCACGCGGTCCACGACGTGTCGTTCACCGTCCAGGCCGGGGAGATGGTCGGCTACCTCGGGCCGAACGGCGCCGGGAAGAGCACCACGATCAAGATGTTGATCGGGATCCTGACGCCCACGGCGGGACGGTTACGGGTCGCGGGGCTCGACCCCGCTCGGCAGCGGCTCGCGCTGGCCCGGCGGATCGGCGTCGTGTTCGGGCAGACCACCCCGCGCCACTCCGCGAGTTCATCGGTGAGCTGGCGGCGGTCGTCGCGCCAGGTGCAGGCTCGCGGATCGTCCTCCATCGCCTCGAAGTCGTCGGCGAACACCAGGGGTGCACAGCCAGCAACCTGGAAGCGCGCCGGGTAG
- a CDS encoding septum formation family protein: MTDWKPWRRSFWRGRDAVGLDVVLVLATITVGCLAFGLTGRHGAPAADGAATAAAPDPPAAGNVSLGHLDYQRGHCYRWAQSAVLDTTALDVPCAEPHLFEAVSAATLDPGLYPAGGAYPTETGWAAITAGVCGPAAAAFLGYPLDPDGLFATGAVRPSTNRWDEGDRTLVCGLRERPLVADPPAGELPAFTGMVEGADQSLVYPAGSCLAETGTRVRGTVPCDAPHEAIAVGAITLPAKPGEVAPDDGQFEQLAEPRCMAIAKGYLGQDFHDSPTAQTGWDRISTASWRAGSRSFTCTVEFRTQTGAPRAVTGAPVGPANPAAAPMLTGTLAE, encoded by the coding sequence TTGACGGACTGGAAGCCCTGGCGACGGTCGTTCTGGCGGGGGCGGGACGCGGTCGGCCTGGATGTTGTGCTCGTACTGGCCACGATCACGGTGGGCTGCCTGGCGTTCGGCCTGACCGGGCGGCACGGCGCGCCCGCCGCCGACGGCGCGGCCACCGCGGCGGCGCCCGACCCGCCCGCAGCCGGCAACGTCTCCCTGGGCCACCTGGACTACCAACGCGGCCACTGCTACCGCTGGGCCCAGAGTGCCGTCCTCGACACCACGGCCCTGGACGTGCCGTGCGCCGAGCCGCACCTGTTCGAGGCGGTGTCGGCTGCCACGCTCGACCCCGGGCTGTACCCAGCGGGCGGCGCCTACCCGACGGAGACCGGCTGGGCGGCGATCACCGCCGGGGTCTGCGGGCCAGCGGCGGCGGCGTTCCTGGGCTACCCGCTGGACCCGGACGGGCTCTTCGCGACCGGCGCGGTCCGGCCGTCGACGAACCGCTGGGACGAGGGTGACCGCACCCTGGTCTGCGGGCTGCGCGAGCGCCCGCTGGTCGCCGACCCACCGGCGGGCGAGCTGCCGGCCTTCACCGGGATGGTCGAGGGCGCGGACCAGTCGCTGGTCTACCCGGCCGGCTCCTGCCTGGCCGAGACCGGCACGCGGGTGCGCGGCACGGTGCCCTGCGACGCCCCGCACGAGGCCATCGCCGTCGGCGCGATCACGCTGCCCGCGAAGCCCGGCGAGGTGGCCCCCGACGACGGCCAGTTCGAGCAGCTCGCCGAACCGCGCTGCATGGCCATCGCCAAGGGCTACCTCGGACAGGACTTCCACGACTCGCCGACGGCGCAGACCGGCTGGGACCGGATCTCGACGGCCAGCTGGCGCGCGGGCTCCCGGTCGTTCACCTGCACCGTCGAGTTCCGCACCCAGACCGGTGCGCCCCGCGCGGTCACCGGCGCTCCGGTCGGCCCGGCGAACCCGGCCGCCGCGCCCATGCTCACCGGCACTCTGGCGGAATAG
- a CDS encoding septum formation family protein translates to MTGDVAEDPDAAGEPGPRGGRRARKGHDDDPFADLVLDESFVKGASVYEAPARTRAAVRRYPSAAPASPRTRRRARRATATAPASSPRDWSPAEEPPARRRGRLLVGVGTVLVLALGTAYLVFGGVLRHPATRKPEPTAAAATALAASPTSDPGGSPGLAARDYRRGHCYRWDDAATYTEVDEVTCDSAHLFESAADDTVSLAAELPLGAGYPAEDQWTDIVTRRCRQTVEQFLGYPLDPHGRFYLGSIRPTDEGWQTGDRKLVCGLNGYSPGVPAPAGQLDLFSGKAEGADQSWVYPAGTCLSSADGTGQDTEAVSCAAPHQYVAIGNVHLSDPPGAAPPADASFTRQAEQRCAAVARGALGGSFRETPTVRLGWYTIAPESWRAGTRGFTCTVRYTDGSDKLRNVTGDQLHPAQDVLA, encoded by the coding sequence GTGACAGGCGACGTGGCCGAGGACCCCGACGCCGCAGGCGAACCGGGACCGCGCGGCGGCCGGCGCGCCAGGAAGGGCCATGACGACGACCCGTTCGCGGACCTCGTGCTGGACGAGTCGTTCGTCAAGGGCGCGTCCGTGTACGAGGCGCCGGCCCGCACTCGGGCGGCCGTCCGGCGCTACCCGTCCGCGGCGCCCGCCTCACCCCGCACCCGCCGGCGAGCCCGGCGGGCGACTGCCACGGCGCCCGCCTCGTCTCCCCGCGACTGGAGCCCGGCCGAGGAGCCACCCGCCAGACGGCGCGGCCGGCTCCTGGTCGGTGTCGGCACCGTCCTGGTCCTCGCCCTCGGCACGGCCTACCTCGTCTTCGGCGGCGTTCTTCGCCACCCCGCGACCAGGAAGCCCGAACCGACGGCAGCGGCCGCGACGGCGCTGGCCGCCAGTCCGACCTCGGACCCAGGCGGCTCGCCCGGCCTGGCCGCTCGCGACTACCGGCGCGGGCACTGCTACCGCTGGGACGACGCGGCCACCTACACCGAGGTCGACGAGGTCACCTGCGACAGCGCGCACCTGTTCGAGTCGGCGGCCGATGACACCGTCAGCCTCGCCGCCGAGCTCCCTCTCGGCGCCGGGTACCCGGCCGAGGACCAGTGGACGGACATCGTGACGCGGCGCTGTCGACAGACCGTCGAACAGTTCCTCGGCTACCCGCTGGACCCGCACGGCCGGTTCTACCTGGGATCGATCCGCCCCACCGACGAGGGCTGGCAGACCGGAGACCGGAAACTGGTCTGCGGTCTCAACGGCTACTCGCCCGGCGTCCCGGCGCCGGCAGGCCAGCTGGACCTGTTCTCCGGGAAGGCCGAGGGCGCCGACCAGTCCTGGGTCTACCCGGCCGGCACCTGCCTGTCCTCCGCTGACGGCACCGGCCAGGACACCGAGGCGGTCTCCTGCGCCGCGCCGCACCAGTACGTCGCGATCGGGAACGTGCACCTGTCCGACCCCCCGGGCGCGGCGCCGCCGGCCGACGCCTCCTTCACCCGCCAGGCCGAGCAGCGGTGCGCGGCTGTCGCGCGCGGCGCGCTCGGAGGGTCGTTCCGCGAGACGCCGACCGTGCGGCTCGGCTGGTACACCATCGCCCCGGAGAGCTGGCGGGCGGGAACCCGCGGTTTCACCTGCACCGTCCGCTACACAGACGGGTCCGATAAGCTACGGAACGTGACAGGCGACCAACTTCACCCCGCACAGGACGTCCTCGCCTGA
- a CDS encoding DUF2071 domain-containing protein, whose amino-acid sequence MTVESVPPGAGPGECPFTVERPVMRQRWERLTFLHWAYEPDAVQALLPAGLAAEAHAGAAWVSLVPFFMRVTTGRAGVGVPWASYFPETNVRTYVRDEQGRPGIWFFSLDAARLSAVVTARTTYRLPYFWSAMRLDEGRTDEDAAAGTTTYTCRRRWPGPGGAASRAGATSRVTVRPGERIAPGALDARDHFLTARFRLFSPVRSGAPRTARAWHPPWPLRRAELLDLDDTLLTAAGLPAPVGDPLVHCSPGVDVRIGRPES is encoded by the coding sequence ATGACGGTCGAGAGCGTGCCACCGGGGGCCGGCCCTGGCGAGTGCCCGTTCACGGTCGAGCGGCCTGTGATGCGCCAGCGCTGGGAGCGGCTGACGTTCCTGCACTGGGCCTACGAGCCGGACGCCGTCCAGGCACTGCTGCCGGCGGGCCTCGCGGCCGAGGCCCACGCCGGGGCGGCGTGGGTGAGCCTGGTGCCGTTCTTCATGCGGGTGACCACCGGGCGGGCCGGCGTCGGCGTGCCGTGGGCGTCGTACTTCCCCGAGACCAACGTCCGGACCTACGTGCGCGACGAGCAGGGCCGGCCGGGGATCTGGTTCTTCTCGCTGGACGCGGCCCGGCTCAGCGCGGTCGTCACGGCCAGGACGACCTACCGGCTGCCGTACTTCTGGTCCGCGATGCGCCTCGACGAGGGCCGCACCGACGAGGACGCGGCGGCGGGCACGACGACGTACACCTGCCGCCGTCGCTGGCCCGGCCCGGGTGGGGCGGCCAGCCGCGCGGGCGCGACGAGCCGGGTGACGGTCCGGCCGGGGGAGCGAATCGCCCCGGGCGCGCTGGACGCCCGCGACCATTTCCTCACCGCGCGGTTCCGGCTGTTCAGCCCGGTCCGCTCGGGTGCCCCGCGGACGGCTCGGGCCTGGCACCCCCCGTGGCCGCTGCGCCGCGCCGAGCTGCTCGACCTCGACGACACCCTGCTGACCGCCGCCGGCCTGCCGGCACCGGTGGGTGACCCGCTGGTCCATTGCTCGCCGGGCGTCGACGTCCGCATCGGCCGGCCCGAAAGCTGA
- a CDS encoding amidase has translation MEFARYRSLDATAMAELVAGGEVKPAELLAAARDRAAAVNPKLNAIIRPMDDLADARLDDELTGPFAGVPFLLKDLGQDYAGVPTSAGCRALKDHIPTEHETVVERWLDAGLVIFGKTNTPEFGSKGITEPELWGPARNPWNLAHTPGGSSGGSAAAVAAGIVPVAGANDGGGSIRIPAACCGLFGLKAGRGVVPHGPAEGDGNGMSTHGVVSRSVRDTAAMLDVLAGADPYAPYLPATLPPGGYLAEVGREPGRLRIGVRATSALNPAPSPEAAAALDDAAALLRELGHDVEPVEQVVDEKALATDFLTAWYVKTAQLVAQARADGGDGFETDTLIIAELGRTTDALALELARSRWHGYTRALVDFHRRYDLLLTPTLAREPLKVAEVTTSALETAAGMTLVRLRAGKLLRRLGVIEKAVLANLSWVPFTQLANLTGRPAMSVPLYWTTNGLPLGVQFVAPLGGEGTLLRVAAQLETARPWFDRVPDLV, from the coding sequence ATGGAGTTCGCGCGGTACCGGTCGCTGGACGCGACGGCGATGGCCGAGCTGGTGGCCGGCGGCGAGGTGAAGCCGGCCGAGCTGCTCGCGGCGGCCCGCGACCGCGCCGCCGCCGTCAACCCGAAGCTCAACGCGATCATCCGACCGATGGACGATCTCGCCGACGCGCGCCTCGACGACGAGCTGACCGGCCCGTTCGCCGGCGTGCCCTTCCTGCTCAAGGACCTCGGCCAGGACTACGCCGGCGTGCCGACCTCCGCCGGCTGCCGGGCCCTGAAGGACCACATCCCGACCGAGCACGAGACGGTCGTCGAACGCTGGCTCGACGCCGGACTGGTCATCTTCGGCAAGACCAACACCCCCGAGTTCGGCTCCAAGGGCATCACCGAGCCCGAGCTGTGGGGACCGGCCCGCAACCCGTGGAACCTGGCGCACACGCCCGGCGGGTCATCCGGCGGGTCCGCGGCCGCGGTCGCCGCGGGGATCGTGCCGGTAGCGGGCGCGAACGACGGCGGCGGGTCGATCCGCATCCCGGCCGCGTGCTGTGGCCTGTTCGGCCTGAAAGCCGGCCGTGGCGTGGTGCCGCACGGCCCCGCCGAGGGTGACGGCAACGGGATGTCGACGCACGGCGTCGTCTCCCGCTCGGTCCGCGACACGGCCGCGATGCTCGACGTGCTGGCCGGCGCCGACCCGTACGCCCCGTATCTTCCGGCCACCCTGCCGCCCGGCGGCTACCTCGCCGAGGTGGGCCGGGAGCCGGGCCGGCTGCGGATCGGGGTGCGCGCGACGTCCGCGCTCAACCCGGCACCGTCCCCCGAGGCCGCCGCCGCGCTCGACGACGCGGCCGCGCTGCTGCGCGAGCTTGGCCACGACGTCGAGCCCGTCGAGCAGGTCGTCGACGAGAAGGCCCTGGCGACGGACTTCCTGACCGCCTGGTACGTGAAGACCGCGCAGCTGGTCGCCCAGGCGCGCGCCGACGGCGGAGACGGCTTCGAGACCGACACACTGATCATCGCGGAGCTCGGCCGGACCACCGATGCCCTGGCCCTGGAGCTGGCCCGGTCCCGCTGGCACGGCTACACCCGGGCCCTGGTGGACTTCCACCGCCGCTACGACCTGCTGCTCACCCCGACGCTCGCCCGCGAGCCGCTGAAGGTCGCCGAGGTCACGACGTCGGCGCTGGAGACGGCCGCCGGCATGACGCTGGTCCGGCTGCGGGCCGGCAAGCTGCTGCGCCGGCTCGGGGTGATCGAGAAGGCGGTGCTCGCGAACCTGAGCTGGGTGCCGTTCACCCAGCTGGCGAACCTGACCGGGCGGCCCGCGATGAGCGTCCCGCTGTACTGGACCACAAACGGCCTGCCCCTCGGCGTCCAGTTCGTCGCCCCCCTCGGCGGTGAGGGAACCCTGCTGCGTGTCGCCGCTCAGCTGGAGACCGCCCGGCCCTGGTTCGACCGGGTACCTGACCTGGTCTGA